From a region of the Drosophila ananassae strain 14024-0371.13 chromosome XL, ASM1763931v2, whole genome shotgun sequence genome:
- the LOC6503693 gene encoding inositol hexakisphosphate and diphosphoinositol-pentakisphosphate kinase isoform X1 codes for MEWTWFKDWWRLKKLRSRHQRHKKKLEAAAAAAGAAVTAVTALPGSNIPESLGAHEPHSIRRHSLDPGPVDSGVRRRRRARGRDRLRRNRLLQQRQRRSQSAGVQGDKENLQGSGQNKDDDDGEYGPFNVSDYEDYAPVHGSDEDSDDFCFCDICLNGDTDFGDSNDGMDSDTSTSSSNSKQVVVGICAMAKKTQSKPMKEILTRLGEFEFIKLVTFEENVILREPVQNWPTCDCLVSFHSKGFPLEKAIEYAQLRNPFVLNNLHMQYDIQDRRRVYAILEKEGIEIPRYAVLDRDSPDPKHHELIESEDHVEVNGITFNKPFVEKPVSAEDHNIYIYYPTSAGGGSQRLFRKIGSRSSVYSPESRVRKTGSFIYEDFMPTDVYFSGTDVKVYTVGPDYAHAEARKSPALDGKVERDSEGKEIRYPVILNHSEKLISRKVCLAFKQTVCGFDLLRANGKSYVCDVNGFSFVKNSNKYYDDCAKILGNMILRELTPTLHIPWSVPFQLDDPPIVPTTFGKMMELRCVVAVIRHGDRTPKQKMKVEVRHPKFFEIFEKYDGYKLGHVKLKRPKQLQEILDIARFLLSEIHTKAHAEIEEKESKLEQLKNVLEMYGHFSGINRKVQMKYQPRGRPRGSSSDDSKSADTPIEPSLVLILKWGGELTPAGRIQAEELGRIFRCMYPGGQGRSDYSGTQGLGLLRLHSTFRHDLKIYASDEGRVQMTAAAFAKGLLALEGELTPILVQMVKSANTNGLLDNDCDSSKYQNLAKGRLHDLMQNDREFTKEDRELINPCNSKSINQALDFVKNPVDCCHHVHLLIRELLHIISIKKDDPKTKDAILYHGETWDLMRCRWEKIEKDFSTKSKLFDISKIPDIYDCIKYDLQHNQHTLQYDQAEELYIYAKNLADIVIPQEYGLTPQEKLAIGQGICSPLLRKIKGDLQRNIDEVEDEFMNRLNPHYSHGVASPQRHVRTRLYFTSESHVHSLLTVLRYGGLLNVVTDEQWRRAMDYISMVSELNYMSQIVIMLYEDPTKDPTSEERFHVELHFSPGVNCCVQKNLPPGPGFRPHSHGDNACNVSLQSSDESNPSRIEEENDSACSNEDQQGKKRGNGQRNGDRSAERQPAASGMAFGFNRLELRSKQFKSKPIPIGAHHTVSGHEAMDLAKRLNEELASQQQAQFSQQQQQLRPISPDIRAVSPDCEPRSRSFEQRASSGVGPKEPGPTFGEIANARVGVASSKGSDASGANRTALQIRVTDSLSFFKIDSSTNELPLSDIDFSLNPGTPQCGPSGHKRLHVLTMRRMESCDEGDDLENLQQLQHLPQISPLATNERPLSCNCSSSMVQEHSHSKSLIDLAGPAPSSPEAAPPNPENPGCGRGDPATEASASSFDDDFQLSSSAPAILMSSQFGQRPVVASLSPLQHATTSPTASTLRLCQDMEKATVSASAAASSAAQRKATSSSCGQLSMPASAPILAENPFRFSVSPANAGNALSGGSFVSCFEPIEEQVTATSEAVQSPGQAQQQVQVVYNLPRLLVTASGSSTELTNANDWVTSPTTPTCVEQETATVTPTTTKEPTPGTIQITASSQHTIPTPNPAITTTTTTTTTKAAAALFDNTATMSSNQPFTNQLQSIDPTSTNAPPPHQHLLQQHQHQHQQHHSLQSTTATAIINQQQPSFTNMKQSNNTTISTTITNSTTTTITTTTTPSCCINSIATDSQVSVSVSASVSSANSSTSSRRQRHSIAGQMSYMKMLGFGGFSKKMATSANSLFSTAVISGSSSAPNLRDMIPVSSSGFGDVPPIRPLETLHNALSLRKLDSFLQDMILAQIFKTPTGSPPRGFEVPCEMPAVSSLTLGTHHSPTLDNMTPSSTPAATPTEMPRGGSESSSARQCSLVSQSRFDPQSASQEPGKKPWQQQPQDRYSLAEKEEAHEASDQGMEEEPEQASSLPPEVESSLEITMENIEFEQDEEAQFEPLNQDTLGRGFFLSVGEQEAGGGGSGSTCLTPVSFGMDLNLSMVANKGSMSLSMDGFDDDEDPTLSAATTPSLPADCEPHLETCYCCPSHAEAPPEVASDDPRFGFALPVRVVTQASPEHVRQVRRAHDPVSPRIQKQISLFEGTAAGSGTDKTDSSGSVAGGGAGAAALHASINIPSAQHLRQDARLRKFENLTQSTSNSNFPFESNTLKRVPMQATGDYSNVSHTQSCINLKSGGSSAALGGSPQRQRAGVGASGRGGEPVEREAPVGAAHLGRLVSTCCSASASASASASASPSPSPSPSPGALIVKERFIEPPKKGIIRGYHGKTQSMDADFLFNEFLLLPAMAPAKLSIESSDIDKVEEHPVASTSKKPPF; via the exons ATGGAGTGGACGTGGTTTAAGGACTGGTGGCGCCTCAAGAAGCTCCGTTCACGGCACCAGAGGCACAAGAAAAAGCTCGaagccgctgctgctgccgctggagcagcCGTAACTGCCGTTACGGCTCTGCCCGGATCCAATATCCCGGAAAGCTTGGGCGCCCACGAGCCCCACTCCATTCGTCGCCATAGCCTGGACCCCGGGCCGGTTGATAGTGGCGTCCGAAGAAGGCGTCGGGCGCGTGGCCGGGACCGCCTGCGCCGGAATCGCTTGCtgcagcaacggcagaggcgcaGTCAGAGTGCCGGAGTCCAAGGCGACAAGGAGAATCTGCAGGGCTCGGGGCAGAACAAGGATGATGACGACGGAGAGTACGGTCCCTTTAATGTCAGCGACTACGAGGACTACGCCCCGGTCCATGGAAGCGACGAGGACAGCGACGACTTCTGCTTCTGCGATATTTGCTTGAAC GGCGACACGGACTTCGGGGACAGCAATGACGGGATGGACTCCGACACcagcacctcctccagcaacaGCAAGCAGGTGGTCGTTGGAATATGTGCGATGGCTAAGAAGACACAGTCGAAGCCCATGAAGGAGATCCTGACGAGACTCGGCGAGTTCGAGTTCATCAAACTGGTCACTTTCGAGGAGAACGTGATCCTGCGCGAGCCCGTCCAGAATTGGCCCACCTGCGATTGTTTGGTCTCGTTCCACTCGAAGGGATTCCCGCTGGAGAAGGCCATCGAGTACGCCCAGCTGCGGAATCCATTCGTGCTGAACAACCTGCATATGCAGTACGACATCCAGGATCGCAGGCGGGTCTATGCTATTCTCGAGAAGGAGGGCATCGAGATACCGCGCTACGCCGTCCTCGATCGGGACTCTCCCGATCCAAAGC ATCATGAACTTATCGAGTCCGAGGACCATGTCGAAGTCAATGGCATCACCTTCAACAAGCCCTTCGTGGAGAAACCCGTCTCGGCGGAGGACCACAACATCTACATCTACTATCCGACGTCGGCGGGCGGTGGAAGCCAGCGGTTGTTCCGGAAGATTGGCAGCCGGAGCAGTGTCTACTCGCCGGAGTCGCGGGTGCGCAAGACGGGCTCCTTCATCTACGAGGACTTTATGCCCACCGATG TGTATTTTTCAGGCACGGACGTCAAGGTGTACACCGTGGGCCCGGACTACGCCCACGCGGAGGCCAGGAAGAGCCCGGCCCTGGACGGCAAGGTGGAGCGCGACAGCGAGGGCAAGGAGATCCGCTACCCGGTCATCCTCAACCACTCTGAGAAGCTCATCTCCCGGAAGGTGTGTCTGGCGTTCAAGCAGACTGTCTGTGGATTCGATCTGCTCCGGGCCAATGGGAAGTCCTACGTGTGCGACGTGAACGGCTTCAGCTTCGTGAAAAACTCCAACAAGTACTACGACGACTGCGCCAAAATTCTCGGCAACATGATCCTGCGGGAGCTCACGCCTACGCTGCACATCCCGTGGTCGGTGCCCTTCCAGCTCGACGATCCCCCGATTGTGCCCACCACCTTCGGCAAGATGATGGAGCTGCGCTGTGTGGTGGCCGTCATCCGGCACGGCGACCGCACCCCCAAGCAGAAAATGAAAGTGGAGGTGCGCCACCCCAA GTTCTTTGAGATCTTCGAGAAGTACGACGGGTATAAGCTCGGCCACGTGAAGCTAAAGCGACCCAAGCAGCTGCAGGAGATCCTGGACATAGCCCGCTTTCTGCTCAGCGAGATCCACACCAAGGCCCACGCCGAGATCGAGGAGAAGGAGTCGAAGCTGGAGCAGCTGAAGAACGTGCTGGAGATGTACGGTCACTTCTCGGGGATCAACCGCAAGGTCCAGATGAAGTACCAGCCGCGAGGAAGGCCCCGTGGCTCCAGCTCGGACGACAGCAAGTCAG CGGACACTCCCATTGAGCCCTCGCTGGTGCTCATTCTGAAATGGGGTGGAGAACTCACGCCAGCCGGAAGAATCCAGGCGGAGGAGCTGGGCCGCATCTTCCGGTGCATGTATCCGGGTGGCCAGGGCAGGTCGGACTATTCCGGGACCCAGGGACTGGGGCTCCTGAG GCTGCACTCCACATTCCGTCACGATCTGAAGATCTACGCCTCCGACGAGGGGCGAGTCCAGATGACAGCCGCCGCCTTTGCGAAGGGCCTTCTGGCCCTGGAGGGCGAACTCACGCCCATTCTCGTCCAGATGGTGAAGAGCGCCAACACGAATGGATTGCTGGACAATGATTGCGATTCCAGCAAGTACCAGAACCT GGCCAAAGGACGTCTGCACGATCTTATGCAGAACGATCGCGAGTTCACCAAGGAAGACCGTGAGCTCATCAATCCCTGCAACAGCAAGTCCATCAACCAGGCCCTGGACTTTGTCAAGAACCCGGTGGACTGCTGCCACCACGTGCACCTGCTCATCCGCGAGCTGCTGCACATCATCAGCATCAAAAAGGACGATCCAAAGACAAAGGACGCCATCCTGTACCACGGCGAGACCTGGGACCTGATGCGCTGTCGCTGGGAGAAGATCGAGAAGGACTTCAGCACCAAGTCGAAGCTGTTCGACATCTCCAAGATCCCGGACATCTACGACTGCATCAAGTACGATCTGCAGCACAACCAGCACACGCTGCAGTACGACCAGGCCGAGGAGCTCTACATCTACGCCAAGAACCTGGCGGACATTGTCATACCCCAGGAGTACGGCCTGACGCCACAGGAGAAGCTGGCCATTGGCCAGGGAATATGTTCACCGCTGCTCCGGAAGATCAAGGGCGACCTCCAGCGGAACATCGACGAGGTGGAGGATGAGTTCATGAACCGCCTGAATCCGCACTACAGCCACGGCGTGGCCAGTCCCCAGAGGCATGTGAGGACCCGGCTTTACTTTACCAGCGAATCGCACGTCCACTCGCTGCTCACAGTGCTCCGGTACGGCGGCTTACTGAACGTCGTCACGGACGAGCAGTGGCGCCGGGCCATGGACTACATATCCATGGTGTCCGAGCTGAACTACATGTCCCAGATTGTCATTATGCTGTACGAGGATCCCACGAAGGACCCCACCTCGGAGGAGCGCTTCCACGTCGAGCTCCACTTCAGCCCGGGCGTCAACTGTTGCGTGCAGAAGAACCTGCCGCCGGGTCCGGGATTCCGGCCGCACTCCCACGGCGACAATGCCTGCAACGTGAGCCTGCAGTCCTCGGACGAGTCTAATCCGTCGCGGATCGAGGAGGAGAATGACTCCGCCTGCTCCAACGAAGATCAGCAGGGCAAAAAGCGAGGG AATGGGCAGCGGAACGGGGACCGCAGCGCGGAGCGACAGCCTGCGGCGAGCGGAATGGCTTTTGGATTCAATCGCCTGGAGCTGCGCTCTAAGCAGTTCAAGTCGAAGCCCATTCCCATCGGCGCCCACCACACTGTCAGCGGGCACGAGGCCATGGACCTGGCCAAGCGGCTGAACGAGGAGCTGGCGTCGCAGCAGCAGGCCCAGTTctcgcagcagcaacagcaacttcGGCCCATCAGTCCGGATATCCGGGCGGTTAGTCCGGACtgtgagccgcgctcccgcagCTTCGAGCAGAGGGCCTCCTCCGGCGTCGGTCCCAAGGAACCGG GGCCTACTTTCGGGGAGATTGCCAATGCTcgagtgggcgtggccagcTCGAAGGGATCGGATGCCTCGGGCGCCAATCGAACTGCTCTTCAGATCCGCGTCACGGACAGCTTGTCCTTCTTCAAGATCGATTCGTCTACCAATGAGTTGCCGTTGTCGGACATTGATTTCTCCCTGAATCCTGGGACGCCGCAGTGCGGTCCGTCTGGCCACAAGCGCCTTCATGTGCTGACCATGCGCCGCATGGAGAGCTGCGACGAAGGGGACGACCTCGAGAACCTGCAACAGCTGCAGCACTTGCCCCAGATCTCGCCACTGGCCACGAATGAGCGCCCCCTCAGCTGCAACTGCAGCAGTTCGATGGTGCAGGAGCACTCGCACTCGAAGAGCCTGATCGACTTGGCGGGTCCGGCTCCCTCTTCGCCGGAAGCGGCCCCTCCGAATCCGGAGAATCCCGGCTGCGGACGCGGCGATCCAGCAACGGAGGCGAGTGCCAGCAGTTTCGACGACGACTTCCAGTTGTCCAGCTCAGCTCCGGCCATCCTGATGAGCTCCCAGTTTGGCCAGCGGCCGGTGGTGGCTTCGCTGTCTCCCCTGCAACATGCCACCACCTCTCCGACAGCCTCCACGCTGCGCCTCTGCCAGGACATGGAAAAGGCCACGGTTTCGGCTTCTGCTGCCGCCTCCTCCGCGGCACAGCGTAAGGCCACCAGCAGCTCCTGCGGCCAGCTGTCCATGCCGGCCTCTGCTCCGATCCTTGCGGAGAATCCCTTCCGGTTCAGTGTTTCGCCTGCCAATGCAGGAAATGCGCTCTCCGGCGGCTCCTTTGTGAGCTGCTTCGAGCCAATAGAAGAGCAGGTCACGGCCACAAGTGAGGCAGTTCAAAGTCCAGGGCAGGCTCAACAACAGGTCCAGGTGGTCTACAATCTGCCGAGGCTGTTGGTAACGGCCTCGGGGAGTAGCACAGAACTGACAAACGCCAATGACTGGGTGACTTCACCAACGACACCAACATGCGTTGAACAAGAAACAGCCACTGTTACACCAACTACAACCAAAGAACCCACACCAGGTACAATACAAATAACAGCTTCATCACAACACACAATTCCAACACCAAACCCAGccataacaacaacaacaacaacaacaacaacaaaagcagcagcagctttgTTTGATAATACAGCAACAATGTCTTCTAATCAACCATTTACTAACCAACTCCAATCGATCGATCCCACCTCGACTaacgcaccaccaccacaccaACACTTACTccaacaacatcaacatcaacatcaacaacaccaCTCTCTACAATCAACAACGGCAACTGCAATCATCAATCAACAACAACCATCATTCACCAACATGAAACAATCAAACAACACCACTATCTCAACAACAATCACAAActcaacaacaaccacaatcACAACCACTACGACCCCGTCTTGTTGTATCAACTCCATCGCCACAGATAGCCAAGTCTCGGTCTCGGTTTCGGCCTCGGTCTCATCGGCGAACTCGTCCACCTCGTCGCGTCGCCAAAGACACAGTATTGCCGGCCAGATGTCCTATATGAAAATGTTGGGTTTCGGTGGTTTTAGCAAAAAGATGGCCACCAGCGCGAATAGCCTTTTCAGCACCGCCGTCATTAGCGGCAGTTCCTCGGCACCGAACTTGCGCGACATGATACCGGTCTCCTCCTCCG GATTTGGAGACGTACCACCAATTCGACCACTGGAAACACTTCACAATGCGCTGTCACTGCGCAAGCTGGACAGCTTCCTGCAGGACATGATACTGGCGCAGATATTCAAGACGCCGACAGGATCGCCGCCGCGGGGCTTTGAGGTGCCTTGCGAAATGCCGGCGGTTTCCTCCCTGACGCTCGGCACACACCACTCGCCGACGTTGGACAATATGACGCCATCGAGTACTCCGGCGGCCACGCCCACGGAGATGCCACGCGGCGGcagcgagtccagctcggcCAGGCAGTGCTCCCTGGTGAGCCAGTCGAGGTTCGACCCCCAGTCCGCCAGCCAGGAGCCGGGCAAGAAGC CttggcagcagcagccccaGGATAGATATTCCTTGGCGGAGAAGGAGGAGGCACACGAAGCAAGCGATCAGGGCATGGAGGAGGAGCCAGAGCAGGCGTCATCGCTCCCGCCGGAAGTGGAGAGCAG CCTGGAGATAACCATGGAGAACATCGAGTTCGAGCAAGACGAGGAAGCACAGTTCGAGCCCTTGAACCAGGACACCCTAGGCAGAGGCTTCTTTCTGAGCGTCGGAGAGCAGGAAGCCGGCGGCGGAGGAAGTGGCAGCACCTGCCTCACCCCAGTTAGCTTCGGCATGGATCTGAATCTCAGCATGGTGGCCAACAAGGGATCCATGTCGCTCTCAATGGAT GGCTTCGACGATGACGAGGACCCCACTTTGTCGGCGGCCACCACTCCGTCGCTGCCCGCGGACTGCGAGCCTCATCTGGAGACGTGCTACTGCTGCCCCAGCCACGCCGAAGCTCCGCCGGAGGTGGCCAGCGACGATCCACGCTTCGGATTTGCTCTGCCCGTCCGTGTGGTCACCCAGGCGTCGCCGGAGCACGTGCGTCAGGTGCGGCGGGCCCACGACCCGGTGTCGCCGCGCATCCAGAAGCAGATCAGCCTGTTCGAGGGCACCGCTGCCGGCAGCGGTACGGATAAGACGGACTCCAGTGGGTCGGTGGCCGGCGGAGGAGCTGGAGCGGCGGCTCTGCATGCCTCGATCAACATACCGTCGGCGCAGCATTTGCGGCAGGATGCCCGGCTGCGAAAGTTCGAAAATCTCACGCAGTCCACCTCGAACTCAAACTTTCCGTTCGAGAGCAACACGCTCAAGCGGGTGCCCATGCAGGCCACCGGGGACTACTCCAACGTGAGTCACACCCAGAGCTGCATCAACCTGAAGAGCGGCGGGAGCAGCGCAGCTCTTGGAGGATCGCCGCAGCGCCAGCGAGCAGGCGTCGGAGCGAGCGGCCGTGGAGGAGAGCCTGTGGAGCGGGAAGCGCCGGTGGGAGCCGCCCATCTGGGCCGACTGGTGAGCACCTGCTGCTCCGCGTctgcctccgcctccgcctccgcctccgcttCACCCTCGCCGTCGCCCTCCCCATCGCCGGGTGCTCTGATCGTGAAGGAACGCTTCATCGAGCCTCCCAAGAAAGGCATCATCCGGGGCTACCACGGCAAGACGCAGTCCATGGATGCGGATTTTCTGTTCAACGAGTTCCTGCTCCTGCCGGCGATGGCGCCCGCCAAGCTCTCCATCGAAAGCTCGGACATAGACAAGGTGGAGGAGCATCCCGTGGCCTCCACCAGCAAGAAGCCGCCCTTTTAA